The nucleotide window CCCGTGACGGGACAGGGGCTACAGAGAGCATGTCGGGGATGGATTACATCCTCAGACTGTTCGCCACCTGGGAGGTTTCCTGCGCACTATTCGCCGAGAACTTCAAGCCCGTCATCTCCATCAAGCTATACAAGGGACGCGAACTGGACGACACGCCGCTGGACGAGTTTGAAACCATCATGCAGGCTCACCAAGCCATTGTACAGTACACACGCGACGTCTTCGCCCTGGTCTGGTTGACTCGGGAGCATCAAGGCGACGACAAGTTTTGGTCTCAGCCGCTTCCTTGCCGCCAGCACGAGATATTGATGGACAAAGGCGACTATCTGACCGGTCTTTTTGAACGGTTCATGGAACGGCCCCAGGCCCCCGCAAGCGGCACAGAAGAGTACTACTCCGTCTGTCTAGACATGCTTCATTACAAATGCGCCAGGCTGCTGTGTCAGACGCTGCACCAGAAGCCCCACCAAAGACGGCAATCACCAGACATCGTAACCCAACACGCCGAACTGGTCTCAATAGCCACTCTTCTGCACCGAGGGCTAGCCGCCAAGCAGCGGCAAACGGACACGCTTCCTCGATCTTTCACTCTCGATATTGGTATCATCCCACCTCTCTACTTTATTCTGGTCGCTTGTCAGGACCCGGCGGTGCAGGAAAAGGCTCTTGGTATTCTGCGAGACTACCCACAAAGGGAAAATCTTTGGGACGGCAACGCGGTGCGCAACCTACTGGTCACTGTCGAGAATGTTAGTTACGGACCAGCGCATCCCTTGAAGGACGTCCCTCATTCTTTGGCGTTTGGGAAAGGAATACCCGCTCTCTACGAGAAACTCCAGGAACTGCATATCAGGGTTGAAGAGGACTGATTGAGATAGTTTAGGTTTCTTGAAAGCAAAAGGGAGGAACTCGACTGCTTGGGTCGATGCACAATGGGCATGTAAATCTACCCATTTAGGTACCCAGATACCTACTACCTCGCTCAATGCTCTATgcttgcctacctacctgcctacctaggtaggtagtcgTAACTAAATAACTAAATAGTGACGACTGGTACGTACCTTTTCTAGAGTTGGCGGGGGCAAATGCCCCTACAGCTTGCTTCGAGTCAGCTGCAGTCCCCCCGACTGGCTGCAACACCACCTGCGCGAACTTTCATTGCACCCGCGCCGGGCACTCCAatcatcttcttcaaccCCCTTTCAACGATgcaagatggcggcgttTCACCACGACATACCTGCGATCGCTGAAGAAAAGACGGGGTTCGACCTCAATGTGCAGCATGGACACCAGGACCTTGTCCAAGCGGTAGCATTCAACGCCTACGGCGACCGCTGCGCGACAGGCTCTGTTGATGGAAAGATCAAGGTCTTCAACCGGCACAAAGATGGCGTCTGGCATCATTGTGATACTTGGGGCGCTCATGGAGGAGAGATTCTCGAGGTAGGAAACCCAAATCCCTCGAATCGAAGCCCGGCTGTTCTTACCTCGTCACTCAGCTTCAATGGCTGCCCCCGACCGTTTACCCGAACCTCATTGCCTCCCTCGGCATTGAAGGGCGCTTCAAGCTATGGGCCGAAGACCCTTCAGCGGCACCGGGCCGCCGCTTCAGTGCCAGCAACcgcgcgacgacgagcaaAGCCGCCTACGAGATGCGATCCCCCAAATACCCTTACCGTTCTTTTTCCATGAAGCACAATGAAGAGACGCGGCACACCTACCTCGCTCTACTCGCCTCCGACGGCCGTCTGGTAGTGTATGAGAACGAACAGCCCGAGAACATGTCCGAGTACACCCCCACCGACGAGTTCAGCATATGCCCCAAACCGAGTCGCGGCGAAGAGATCAGTTTCAAGGTCCGCTTCGACCCGAACCCGGATCCATGCTACAATGCTCTAAGGGCGGGAGTGTCGAGCGACTCGTTGGGATTGGTAGTCGCTGGGATGTCGTCGGTGAAAGTCTACCGCTCCAGAGACGTCATCACGACATCATACGGCGTCGCTCAAACCCAGCGTGAGTTTTACCTCGCCATGGAAGTCGGCGTCCACCGTGGTCTCGTCCGGGATGTCGCATGGGCACCGGGAAACATCCGTGGTTACGACACCATCGCGACGGCCTGCCAGGATGGGTTCGTCCGCGTGTTCCGGATCGACACGCCGTACTCGGGCGACGGCAAGAAGTGGCATACATCGGAGCTCACAAAGCGCGAAAATCACCATGCGCAAACATCGTCCAAGACGGGGCAGCCAAACGACAAGCACCACCAGTCGGGCCTCAGCGCCAGCCTGGCCAAGTCCGACTCGCATGCAGAGCGACACTTTTCGGGACAGCCAGGCCAGGTGA belongs to Colletotrichum higginsianum IMI 349063 chromosome 5, whole genome shotgun sequence and includes:
- a CDS encoding Nuclear pore protein translates to MPPRLKDGVKVAVQERCLQVWSEKQALRMLRPIVADIDGTQAERLYFHRFRRVADAGLCNHVTNLTSFWSRLAPQLSHSDEAVKHAIVALGSAYHIYQTAPPPGGDGAPPGELEIFTIQQYSTAMSKLSSYAHVPMKDRITVTLLCCVSFVCIETLRNNWRPALTHLTNGLRIIESLPLSMLNKLRDPLPSRDGTGATESMSGMDYILRLFATWEVSCALFAENFKPVISIKLYKGRELDDTPLDEFETIMQAHQAIVQYTRDVFALVWLTREHQGDDKFWSQPLPCRQHEILMDKGDYLTGLFERFMERPQAPASGTEEYYSVCLDMLHYKCARLLCQTLHQKPHQRRQSPDIVTQHAELVSIATLLHRGLAAKQRQTDTLPRSFTLDIGIIPPLYFILVACQDPAVQEKALGILRDYPQRENLWDGNAVRNLLVTVENVPRYLLPRSMLYACLPTCLPRVGGGKCPYSLLRVSCSPPDWLQHHLRELSLHPRRALQSSSSTPFQRCKMAAFHHDIPAIAEEKTGFDLNVQHGHQDLVQAVAFNAYGDRCATGSVDGKIKVFNRHKDGVWHHCDTWGAHGGEILELQWLPPTVYPNLIASLGIEGRFKLWAEDPSAAPGRRFSASNRATTSKAAYEMRSPKYPYRSFSMKHNEETRHTYLALLASDGRLVVYENEQPENMSEYTPTDEFSICPKPSRGEEISFKVRFDPNPDPCYNALRAGVSSDSLGLVVAGMSSVKVYRSRDVITTSYGVAQTQREFYLAMEVGVHRGLVRDVAWAPGNIRGYDTIATACQDGFVRVFRIDTPYSGDGKKWHTSELTKRENHHAQTSSKTGQPNDKHHQSGLSASLAKSDSHAERHFSGQPGQVKHIVEEVAKLDSHHTPVWRVGFDDDGQILASTGDDGKLVCYRQTPRGTWAKSSELAMVKTKMVTP